Within bacterium, the genomic segment ATCGCTATACAATTACTGGGCGCTCTACCGGCTCAAGATGCCTGATGGTGAATTTTGGGGAAGTATCAGCGAGTTGGAGCTCAATGATTCGCACCTTTATGGCTTGGGGAGCCTCATTAGCCTGAAATTGCCAAAACTCTCTGATACCCACCGCGAGCTGGTAATCAAAAAGGAGTTGGTCAAGATTGCCAAGATCGCACATAGCAGAAAGCAATCTGCCGCTTACCTCCGTCAGCATATCGTTATGATGAAGACGGCCATTGAGGAGTTCTATCCCCAAGAAAATGGATGTGCAAGCGGATAGATTCCGCATTGAACCACAGCGGGGGCTGATAGCCAACCAACCCAAACCCATTGAAGAACCTGGAGATGGCAAAACCTCGATCTCTAGTAAAGGGGTAGGGAATAGAATGGACTCGCCGCATGTTTCCCGCTACAATTTAAAAAATTCGACAGCGATAATGAGTTCAAAAACATGAGGCACTGGTGGAGCTTAAATGCAGAAAATGCCGCTCGTTTTCTGAGCTCTGCCTCAACTCATGGTATTTCGGGGATCGCGTAAATGTCTTACCTGATGAGCGCTGCCAAGTGAGAAAGGGATGAATTGATGATTCTTAATGAAGAGTCCTATAGCCGGATTTTGGACGATCTCCATGAAGGGTTATATATCGTCGATAGGAATCGAGTCGTCCTTTACTGGAATAAAGCGGCAGAGAAGATTACCGGGTTTTCTGCGAATGAAGTCATCGGGCGATCCTGTTCCGACTCTATCCTTACGCATGTGGATGGAAATGGGCGCAGTCTTTGTATGGGACAATGTCCTCTGGCATTCACGATGACTGATGGACAGGCGCGGGAGGCTGAAATCTATCTGCATCATAGAGATGGACATAGGGTGCCGGTTTTTGTCCGTAGCAGTCCATTGAAAACCCCTGAGGGAACGATTATGGGGGGTGCCGAATTGTTTACCGATATCAGTAGTGCGGATGCCATTGAATTGAGACTCAAGGAGCTGGAGGAAATGGCTTTGTTGGATGGCCTTACCCATTTAGCCAACAGGCGTTACATGGAGAGGGAGCTCGCGACACGCTTTGCAGAGCATGGACGGATGGGCATTCTCTTTGGCATTTTATTCATGGATATTGATCATTTTAAAAAGTTCAACGATACCTACGGGCACGATGTTGGGGATAAAGTCATCAAGTATGTCGCAGACACCCTGACCAAGAATTCGCGACCCTTCGACTTGGTAGGTCGCTGGGGAGGAGAAGAGTTTGTCGCCATCATCCGGAATGTGAGCTCGAGGCAACTTGAACAACTTGGGGAGCGGATGAGAGTGCTGGTTGAGAACTCGTACTTGTCGGTTGGCGGCAATAGGCTCAGTGTTACTATTTCAATAGGGGCGACGCTTATCGGTGATAATGACACCGCGGAGACAGTGGTCAAACGAGCCGACACCCTCCTTTATGAGAGCAAGCGACAGGGGAGAAACCGGCTGACTCTGGGGTGAAATGGGGGCTCCAAACTGGGGCTATGAATAATGGTATATGTTCTCTAAATCCCCGCGCCGTCTGAAAGGAGGTCGGATATTTTTTCGAACAGGAATTCCGCATCAGGCCCATCTGCATGGATTTCAAGTTTGGTGCCTTTGGTGGCGTCCAGGGTGAGCAGCTGCATGATGGAGCAGGCGTTGGCATGTTTGCACCCATGGCATGAAAGAGACAACTGGCATTCATGCGTTTTCGCCAGCTTGACGATTTCGCCCGCCACCCTCAGGTGAAGGCCATTTTTAGCATTAACAATGATCTCTCTTGTTTTCATAATCCTGCTCGGTTCTGATAATTACTAGAGTATCATGATAGTTAAAGTGGGGTAAATAAAATTATGATAATTTTACGACCAAAGTATTGACAATCAAAAGATGATACATTACATTCTCTATAGATCGTGTAGAGAAGCTGAAGTAAAGCAAACATTTTAACACAAGGAGACGTATGAGCAAGGTATATGGTGATAATTCCCAGTCCATCGGCAACACACCGTTGGTCAAACTCAATCAAGTGACGAAGGGTGCAAAGGCTACCGTATTGGCCAAAATCGAGGGACGTAATCCGGCCTATTCGGTCAAGTGCCGTATTGGTGCGGCCATGATCTGGGACGCTGAGAAGCGCGGGGTCTTGAAGCCCGGCATTGAAATCGTCGAACCCACCAGTGGTAATACCGGCATCGCCCTGGCTTATGTGGCGGCGGCCCGTGGCTACAAGCTGACTCTGACGATGCCTGAGACCATGAGCATTGAACGGCGGCGTGTGCTGGCCGCCTTCGGGGCGAATCTGGTTTTGACGCCCGGGAGTGAAGGCATGAAAGGGGCCATCAAGCGGGCGGAGGAGATTGCAGCCTCGGATCCGGCCAAGTACTTCCTGCCGCAGCAGTTCAAGAACCCGGCGAATCCGGCCATTCACGAGACCACGACCGGTCCGGAAATCTGGAATGATACCGATGGCGCCATTGACGTGCTGGTGGCGGGTGTGGGGACAGGGGGAACCATCAGTGGGGTGTCCCGCTACATCAAGAACACCAAGGGGAAGAAGATTATTTCCGTTGCGGTGGAACCCAAGGAAAGCCCGGTCATCACCCAGAAGTTGACGGGTCAGGAATTGAAGCCCGGGCCTCACAAAATCCAGGGCATTGGCGCAGGTTTCATTCCCGACACACTGGATCTTTCCGTGGTGGACCGCGTGGAGCAGGTCGACAGCGCTGAGGCCGTGGCCTTTGCCCGCCGTCTGGCGAAAGAGGAGGGGTTGCTGGTCGGGATTTCCTGCGGCGCCGCTGCTGCGGTTGCCGTACGCCTGGCCCAGTTGGATGAGTTCGCCGGCAAGACGATCGTCGTGGTGTTGCCTGATGCGGGCGAGCGCTATCTCTCGACCGTGCTCTTTGAAGGAATTGGCTGAGAAAAAGGGGACAGGGTTCAGGGAAAATGGATTTAATCGCCTTGCCTGAACCCTGAACCCCGACCCCTCAACACTTCCCAATGCAACGGATTATCCCATCTTCCTCATCGACCCAGGCGCTGGAGCAGGCCTTGCGGAATGTGCCGTTTTATGAGCGGTGGAGACACTATGACCCTGGCGCTGGTCACCCCATCGAAAAACGTTACGAGGCCTTGCCTCATTTGACGAAACGGGATATCCGCGCGCATATGCCCAAGGGGTTTATTCCCCGCGACCGGGATTTCAGGGCCGGTGTCGAAGCGGGTGAAGTGGAGCTGGTCACCACCAGTGGCACTACGGAAGACCGTTCCTCGATTGTCTGGTATCAGCCCTGGTGGGATGCCTCCGAGAAGGCGGCTTCTTTTTTATATACCGGCCTGGATCAGGTCATTACCGGTCAGCAGCGTGAGGCCGTGCTGACCACTCCTTTATGTGCCGGAACCGTTTGCCATATCGGGGATCTTTCGATGGCGGATCGCACATTGGGCCGGTTGCTGTTTTTAAACCAGCAAGCGGATCCTTGTCGCTGGCTGCCGCGTGATATGGATCGGATGATCCGGGAACTGGCCCAGTTCCAACCGGACCTGCTGGAGGCGGATCCGGCGTATCTGGCCATTCTGTGCCGCTATGCCCTGGAGCAGGGGCGGCCCCTCTTCCAGCCGCAGTTTATTACCCTGACCTACGAATTCCCCTCCCGGCTCCATTACCGGCAGATGCGCCGGGCCTTTCCCCGCACCCCGATCCTGAGTTCCTATGGGTCGACCGAAACCGGCCATATCCTGACCGAATGCGAGCATGGCCGCTTCCATCAGAACACGGGGTTCTGTCATCTCGATTTCCAACCCTTGAAGGCCTCTCATGGGGATCCGCTCGCTGGCCGGATTCTGGTGACCACCCTGGGGAATCCCTGGGTCAGCCTGCTCCGTTTTGA encodes:
- a CDS encoding sensor domain-containing diguanylate cyclase, with the protein product MILNEESYSRILDDLHEGLYIVDRNRVVLYWNKAAEKITGFSANEVIGRSCSDSILTHVDGNGRSLCMGQCPLAFTMTDGQAREAEIYLHHRDGHRVPVFVRSSPLKTPEGTIMGGAELFTDISSADAIELRLKELEEMALLDGLTHLANRRYMERELATRFAEHGRMGILFGILFMDIDHFKKFNDTYGHDVGDKVIKYVADTLTKNSRPFDLVGRWGGEEFVAIIRNVSSRQLEQLGERMRVLVENSYLSVGGNRLSVTISIGATLIGDNDTAETVVKRADTLLYESKRQGRNRLTLG
- a CDS encoding HPr family phosphocarrier protein; the protein is MKTREIIVNAKNGLHLRVAGEIVKLAKTHECQLSLSCHGCKHANACSIMQLLTLDATKGTKLEIHADGPDAEFLFEKISDLLSDGAGI
- the cysK gene encoding cysteine synthase A, with protein sequence MSKVYGDNSQSIGNTPLVKLNQVTKGAKATVLAKIEGRNPAYSVKCRIGAAMIWDAEKRGVLKPGIEIVEPTSGNTGIALAYVAAARGYKLTLTMPETMSIERRRVLAAFGANLVLTPGSEGMKGAIKRAEEIAASDPAKYFLPQQFKNPANPAIHETTTGPEIWNDTDGAIDVLVAGVGTGGTISGVSRYIKNTKGKKIISVAVEPKESPVITQKLTGQELKPGPHKIQGIGAGFIPDTLDLSVVDRVEQVDSAEAVAFARRLAKEEGLLVGISCGAAAAVAVRLAQLDEFAGKTIVVVLPDAGERYLSTVLFEGIG